One genomic region from Ptychodera flava strain L36383 chromosome 5, AS_Pfla_20210202, whole genome shotgun sequence encodes:
- the LOC139134116 gene encoding toll-like receptor 6 — translation MDCLNMTHNVPWKYMKTLKLHDSTWSDTKEALIAVLKLFPNLEELTLKSLDALESMAVLPDTLTNLQTLDISYNQITKIDSDLLKSLPNLNILRIHDNPLSCSKCEMNDFVQWLKKDKRVLLSGVPKCATPMKMNNISVLTLDFGLECNLTFIISVPILCFAALALLTIVTGIQLRWHIRYLLFMLKLKRGGYQLQINDEEQRNKKYDAFVVYNEHDGEWVMQELIPNLENTDQQNLKLCIHERDFIPGDDIFENILNSIENSNKTLLLLSPHFAQSEWCYFEMRMAQTQLFEEKKDVILMVMLQEIPDDMLPRVLRKILMTKKYLEWPENDLGRRMFLQKLRMALKSESKVNRIAQM, via the coding sequence ATGGACTGTTTGAACATGACACATAACGTACCTTGGAAGTATATGAAAACTCTTAAGTTACATGACAGTACCTGGTCAGACACTAAAGAAGCACTCATTGCTGTTTTGAAATTGTTTCCTAACCTTGAAGAGCTCACTCTCAAATCCTTGGATGCACTTGAATCCATGGCTGTACTTCCAGACACACTCACAAATTTGCAAACGTTGGATATTAGTTACAACCAAATCACAAAGATTGATAGTGACCTACTGAAGTCActacctaatttgaatattttgaggATCCATGATAATCCCTTGtcttgctcaaaatgtgaaatgaacGACTTTGTTCAATGGCTTAAAAAGGACAAAAGAGTATTGTTGTCAGGAGTTCCAAAGTGTGCAACACctatgaaaatgaataacatttcgGTGTTGACATTAGACTTTGGGTTGGAATGTAACTTGACTTTTATAATCTCTGTGCCAATCCTATGCTTTGCAGCTCTTGCACTTCTAACAATAGTCACTGGCATCCAGCTCCGATGGCACATACGCTACTTACTTTTCATGTTGAAACTAAAACGTGGTGGCTATCAATTGCAAATTAACGATGAagaacaaagaaataaaaaatatgatgcCTTTGTGGTCTACAATGAGCATGATGGAGAGTGGGTCATGCAGGAATTGATTCCAAACTTAGAAAATACTGATCAACAGAATTTGAAGTTGTGTATCCATGAACGGGATTTCATTCCAGGTGACgacatatttgaaaacattctgaACAGTATTGAAAACAGCAACAAAACACTTCTTTTACTATCTCCTCACTTTGCACAAAGTGAGTGGTGCTACTTTGAAATGAGGATGGCACAAACACAGTTATTTGAAGAGAAGAAGGATGTCATATTGATGGTGATGCTTCAGGAAATTCCAGATGATATGTTGCCACGGGTGCTGCGGAAAATACTCATGACAAAGAAGTACCTGGAATGGCCTGAGAATGACTTGGGGAGGAGGATGTTTTTGCAGAAACTGAGAATGGCACTGAAGTCAGAGAGTAAAGTCAACAGAATCGCGCAAATGTGA